The genomic interval TCTTGACCTTTCCGATGTCGTGATAGTACCCGCATACCTTGGCCAGAAGCGGATTGGCACCGATTTCGGCGGCGGCCGCTTCGACCATCGATCCCACAATGACCGAGTGATGATAGGTGCCCGGCGCCTCGATCATCAACCGCCTCAGGATGGGGCGGTCCAGGTTGGCCAGCTCGAGCAACGTGATATCCGTGGTATAGCGAAAAAGCATCTCCACCAACGGCGCGACACCCAAGGTGATGACGCTGGCGGTGATGCCGCCGACGAACGCGAACGCGCCGTCCCACAGGAGGTTAATGCCGCCGTAACTCGAATTATAGAAGCCAAAGGCAATGGCCAGCAATACATTGATCAATCCCACCTTGGTACCCGCCGATATGACGACTTTACGCTCCCGGCAGCGTTGGACCCAATAGGCGGCCATGGCATTGGGGATCACGAAGAATAGGAACACGTCGAAGCGGCCGCCAAACAACAGACTGGTGCAGACGGCCGAAACCAGCGCGAAAGGGATGGCCATTTCGAATCCGAGGACCAGGCACACCAGCATGCTGACGGCCGAAACAGGTATGGCATAGACGACCGAACTGCTTGGGATGGAGAAGATGCCGCCGAACAACTGTGCCGTCGAGAGGACGACTCCGATTTTCACCATCACCATGACGAACACCAGCATCAGGGACATGAAAAGCAGGTTTTTCGTCGTGTTGTGACGCGCATATCGAGGTTGATGAAAATAGAGCACGTACAGCACCAGGATCAGCGTGATCAGGGCGAGGGCGGCACCCAGGGCACTGGTGAAGACGTGCCGGTATTCGTGCTGGTCCTCCATGGCCCGCAATTTGAGCAGTTGGACCGCCGATACCCGTTCGCCTTCGCGCAGCAGCATTTCGCCGGCCTTGATTTTGTACATGATCGGCTTGATATCGGCCAGGGCTTTCTTTTTGCGGGCCTCGGTTTCGTTATGATTCAGGGTGATATTGGGGTAGAGCAGTTGTTGACTGACATCGACGATCAGGTTGATCACATTGTAATTGAAATTTTTGACCAGTGGCTCGGCAATGATGCGCACCATGGTTTTGGCCTGGTCCGGACCGTAATATTGTCGCAGTGAATAGACGGTCGTCTCTTTTTGGGAGACCACATCGCGCAGGAGGATGCCCTTGTCGACCTCTTTGAGCAGGATTTCCTTGTTGGCCACCACGCCGTTGTTCAAAATATCGGTGACGATGCGGATGATGGTCTCGGCAATGGGCGGCGCGAACCCCTCGCTGATCAACAACCGGAAAGCGCCCCGGCTGATGTCGATGCCGAGCAGGGTCGCGAAGGTCTCTTTTTGCACCATCATCGCATTTTCAAGGCGCTGGCTGGCGGTATCGACCGTGGGTGGCGTCGCCGGAGTCTCATCGGTGCTGTCGGCCGGTGGGGTTATGATCGTGCTCTCGAGCTCTGTAAGGGATTTGCGCATCCTGGCGAAGGCGGTGCGCACCTTTTCGGTCAGCTGGTCGGCAATCCGAGGATCGTGGTCGTAGACCGTCAAAATCTGTTCGATGATGTGTTGACGGTTGGCTTCGGTGGCGGCCCGGTCTTCGACGAAGAAGTCGCGCGATGCTTTGATGTCGCGATCAGCGATATCCCCGAGGTCATAGGATTGTCGATGAACCACAAGATTGGGTGCCAACAGGATTAAGAAAATCACAGTCACCAGGACCAGCATCAACCACTTGAGGCGTTTTTC from Desulfatitalea tepidiphila carries:
- a CDS encoding HD family phosphohydrolase — protein: MSADPKRIKISPDTLEKRLKWLMLVLVTVIFLILLAPNLVVHRQSYDLGDIADRDIKASRDFFVEDRAATEANRQHIIEQILTVYDHDPRIADQLTEKVRTAFARMRKSLTELESTIITPPADSTDETPATPPTVDTASQRLENAMMVQKETFATLLGIDISRGAFRLLISEGFAPPIAETIIRIVTDILNNGVVANKEILLKEVDKGILLRDVVSQKETTVYSLRQYYGPDQAKTMVRIIAEPLVKNFNYNVINLIVDVSQQLLYPNITLNHNETEARKKKALADIKPIMYKIKAGEMLLREGERVSAVQLLKLRAMEDQHEYRHVFTSALGAALALITLILVLYVLYFHQPRYARHNTTKNLLFMSLMLVFVMVMVKIGVVLSTAQLFGGIFSIPSSSVVYAIPVSAVSMLVCLVLGFEMAIPFALVSAVCTSLLFGGRFDVFLFFVIPNAMAAYWVQRCRERKVVISAGTKVGLINVLLAIAFGFYNSSYGGINLLWDGAFAFVGGITASVITLGVAPLVEMLFRYTTDITLLELANLDRPILRRLMIEAPGTYHHSVIVGSMVEAAAAEIGANPLLAKVCGYYHDIGKVKKPLYFIENQTDGRNKHDKLAPSMSSLILIAHVKDGIEIAQKQKLGQIIIDTIQQHHGTSLIHYFFEKAKQLKGEDAVKINDFRYPGPKPQTKEVGLVMLADVVEAASRTLENPTPARIQGLVQHLINKVFSDGQLDNCELTLKDLHSIAKSFNKILYGIHHHRIEYADSGAKESSKVKNGSTDRQPTGKAPNKDQSRSKERPGHLKRLGLS